From a region of the Drosophila ananassae strain 14024-0371.13 chromosome XL, ASM1763931v2, whole genome shotgun sequence genome:
- the LOC6503909 gene encoding uncharacterized protein LOC6503909: MSAAPWLLLLLATAGTTLGGPLHHQDHQGGAPPTPTAARVTVAGQANQMPKANDLAEVATQVPTTPAPLGSNSTTAPPLSRSSSTTEAPTAAQPVPKEAVEDLQWLHPQPPAVVQLLELENTEAPPPLDSGHDGRKLTKKKQLQQQHFPSGSTTPEDTTPVSTTAASTTPASTTPASTTPASTAAASTAAASTAAASTAAASTTAASATPDSTTTTSTTVTTTTATTTIETEVERVPTTTPLKITESSTTPEMEKELTTGGEEEAKSSSTTTKPPPPATPLLPVHNGYLGPIFMGEKTFSVVHPLRKPQPPNHQHVASIESQLKNGRLVEILAPTALLEQQLPETTTAPSPPPGQTASVLSTTVFQVPELQTSTTRLPGTTYGGERTESKISDIQIEVYDSTVDSIVASTNFRDNEGFYAPPPQETGPGTTKPPREVPQERFTQYVIDRADVSTQPAGGGAPGLGKPEPAAIEIHINVSEAFGSESEDLEFSYRQPNDKSGSSALGKPSGDEILVVEIIDSGSDNSSSESGSLAGNSASAEHLNPIFTFRNSDAAAAPPPPVRPPQDTTADELFLADPRPPPPPPPPPPRKPSIDRDSDTIFYISNTEVKVGESLPTVLPGGGGADQRKYQLENQFFPLQQPARPSEEDIILSPSPRHNADSSLKIFRSSSGSVSGSSGDGAPPLDVTYVGESVIEVEQQQPVPSTAAPQQQDIIIQPAVLPDLAIGVPVIGELPPQIELKEIDYMPSDLGGMFDADLHGNSIDSEPDVIESSIQYGGDLIDDGAGGGFDGVEGSYPFESPSHRQQGLSQLPHRPLDSHLHRDQLQVAEMVNATLLQSEAGAGSGSGSGSGSGSGSASAMAPLLSGGRTMNATALSDESMGDYEGFFNVFAVSTGLIIVILPSALLVSMYCAIRYVLNNKNSSTGGAGGAHGDDSEQGQDSKHEDISRNARETKMHTDKDGVFVVEVARGIDSKNLQPGEANASSLETTDLPFDTKLTANGLHHLDEQSLPPSHEQVQIHAPPQDFAGTGLAPLHLIEEASEEHAQEPELDQGVLARTGLSQSDLSSTSSGDSNKRYSYGNQELYVIEQPGYATSSPTAKPILVTPQEAPPMEKNTGEEVKEVMKPEPEATENQEVPAPKKPAPAEEQPPAEKKEEPEAPEEKKEETPPQSEDQPEPEKDAEIKETEPESKPEVKDPEVEESKPEDAKPEETKPEETQTLAENENEAEANYDSLMSLPAPPSTEEIKELGDYATTALLESSQMDSLPPPPPPAMQEQPEIIVANGNGIGNGKDLDLDAGEPTTLTPPASPPASPPPPSTTGCGGLANGIHAIPTAVDVNGS, translated from the exons ATGTCGGCGGCACCCTggttgctgctcctgctggccACCGCCGGCACCACCCTGGGCGGGCCCCTGCACCACCAGGACCACCAGGGGGGCGCCCCTCCCACTCCGACGGCGGCCAGAGTCACGGTCGCCGGCCAAGCCAACCAAATGCCAAAAGCCAACGACTTAGCCGAAGTGGCTACACAAGTGCCAACCACGCCAGCACCACTGGGAAGCAATAGCACCACTGCACCACCGTTAAGTAGAAGTAGCAGCACCACTGAAGCACCTACAGCCGCTCAACCAGTCCCCAAGGAAGCCGTGGAGGATCTGCAATGGCTGCACCCACAACCACCGGCGGTGGTGCAgctgctggagctggagaACACGGAGGCCCCTCCACCGCTGGACAGCGGGCATGATGGAAGGAAGCTGACCAAGAAgaagcagctgcagcagcagcactttCCCAGCGGCAGCACCACCCCAGAGGACACCACACCAGTGAGCACCACCGCAGCTAGCACCACTCCAGCTAGCACCACTCCAGCTAGCACCACTCCAGCTAGCACCGCTGCAGCAAGCACCGCTGCAGCAAGCACCGCTGCAGCAAGCACCGCTGCAGCAAGCACCACCGCAGCTAGCGCCACCCCAGATAGCACCACCACGACTAGCACCACAGTGACCACCACCACGGCAACCACCACCATAGAGACGGAAGTGGAGAGAGTGCCCACAACCACCCCCCTAAAGATTACTGAGAGCAGCACCACTCCCGAGATGGAAAAGGAATTAACCACTGGCGGGGAAGAGGAAGCAaagagcagcagcaccaccaccaagCCACCGCCCCCCGCCACGCCCCTGCTGCCGGTGCACAACGGCTATCTGGGACCCATTTTCATGGGCGAGAAGACCTTCAGCGTGGTGCATCCCCTGAGGAAGCCACAGCCACCAAACCACCAGCACGTGGCCTCCATCGAGAGCCAGCTGAAGAACGGCCGACTGGTGGAGATCCTGGCGCCAACAGCTCtgctggagcagcagctgccGGAGACCACCACGGCGCCATCCCCACCGCCGGGCCAGACCGCCTCCGTGCTCTCCACCACCGTTTTCCAAGTGCCCGAGCTGCAGACCAGCACCACCCGCCTGCCGGGCACCACATACGGCGGCGAGCGGACCGAGTCCAAGATATCCGACATCCAGATCGAGGTCTATGACTCCACGGTGGACTCCATAGTGGCCTCCACGAACTTCCGGGACAACGAGGGCTTCTACGCCCCGCCGCCGCAGGAGACAGGGCCGGGAACCACCAAGCCACCCCGGGAAGTGCCACAGGAGCGGTTCACCCAATACGTGATCGATCGGGCGGACGTGTCCACCCAGCCTGCCGGTGGAGGCGCTCCAGGGCTGGGCAAGCCCGAGCCGGCGGCCATCGAGATCCACATCAACGTCTCCGAGGCGTTCGGAAGCGAGAGCGAGGACCTGGAGTTCTCCTACCGGCAGCCCAACGACAAGTCCGGCTCCTCGGCCCTCGGAAAGCCCAGTGGGGACGAGATCCTGGTGGTGGAGATCATAGACAGCGGCTCCGACAACAGCAGCTCCGAGTCGGGATCCCTGGCCGGCAACTCCGCCTCCGCGGAGCACCTGAATCCCATCTTCACGTTCCGCAACTCGGACGCAGCGGCAGCACCACCGCCCCCAGTGCGCCCTCCACAGGACACCACCGCCGACGAGTTGTTCCTGGCCGATCCCaggccaccgccaccgcctcctCCGCCACCACCGAGGAAGCCCAGCATCGACCGCGACTCGGACACCATATTCTACATCTCAAACACTGAGGTGAAGGTGGGCGAGTCCCTGCCCACGGTGCTGCCCGGAGGCGGCGGAGCGGATCAGCGCAAGTACCAGCTGGAGAACCAGTTCTTCCCCCTGCAGCAGCCGGCCCGCCCCTCCGAGGAGGACATCATCCTCTCGCCCTCGCCCCGCCACAACGCCGACTCCTCCCTGAAGATCTTCCGCTCCAGCTCGGGCTCCGTGTCCGGCAGCAGTGGCGACGGTGCTCCGCCATTGGACGTGACCTACGTGGGCGAGTCGGTGATCGAGgtggagcagcaacagccggTGCCATCCACGGCGGCGCCACAGCAGCAGGACATCATAATCCAGCCGGCCGTCCTGCCGGACCTGGCCATCGGGGTGCCGGTGATCGGGGAGCTGCCGCCCCAGATCGAGCTCAAGGAGATCGACTACATGCCCTCGGACCTGGGCGGGATGTTCGACGCGGACCTGCACGGGAACAGCATCGACAGTGAGCCGGACGTGATCGAGAGCTCCATCCAGTACGGCGGGGACTTGATCGACGACGGGGCTGGCGGAGGATTCGACGGGGTGGAGGGCTCCTATCCCTTCGAGAGTCCCTCGCACCGCCAGCAGGGACTCAGCCAACTGCCGCACCGCCCCCTGGACAGCCACTTGCATCGGGATCAGCTCCAGGTGGCGGAGATGGTGAATGCCACCCTCCTGCAGAGTGAGGCTGGAGCTggatcgggatcgggatcTGGTTCAGGATCGGGCTCGGGCTCTGCTTCGGCCATGGCTCCTCTCCTCTCCGGCGGCAGGACGATGAACGCCACAGCTCTCTCCGATGAGTCCATGGGCGACTACGAAG GCTTCTTCAATGTGTTTGCCGTGTCCACGGGCCTCATCATCGTCATCCTGCCCTCGGCCCTGCTGGTGTCCATGTACTGCGCCATCAG GTATGTGCTGAACAACAAGAACTCTTCAACTGGCGGCGCGGGAGGTGCCCATGGCGACGACAGCGAACAGGGCCAGGACTCCAAGCACGAG GACATCTCCCGCAACGCCAGGGAGACCAAGATGCACACCGACAAGGACGGCGTCTTCGTGGTGGAGGTGGCCCGCGGCATCGACTCCAAGAACCTGCAGCCCGGGGAGGCCAACGCCTCGAGCCTGGAGACCACGGATCTGCCCTTCGACACCAAGCTGACGGCCAACGGACTGCACCACCTCGACGAGCAGTCGCTGCCCCCCAGCCACGAGCAGGTCCAGATCCATGCCCCGCCGCAGGACTTCGCCGGCACCGGACTAGCTCCCCTCCACCTCATTGAGGAGGCCTCCGAGGAGCATGCCCAGGAGCCGGAGCTCGACCAAGGGGTCCTCGCCCGCACCGGCCTCTCGCAGTCGGACCTGAGCTCCACCTCTTCCGGGGACTCCAACAAGCGCTACTCCTACGGCAACCAGGAGCTCTACGTCATCGAACAGCCTGGCTACGCCACCAGCTCTCCCACAGCCAAGCCCATCCTTGTGACCCCCCAGGAGGCTCCTCCAATGGAAAAGAACACTGGCGAGGAGGTGAAGGAAGTGATGAAGCCAGAGCCTGAGGCCACCGAAAACCAAGAGGTTCCCGCTCCAAAGAAACCAGCTCCCGCTGAGGAGCAACCTCCGGCTGAAAAGAAGGAAGAGCCGGAAGCTCCAGAGGAAAAGAAGGAAGAGACTCCCCCACAGAGCGAAGATCAGCCAGAGCCGGAGAAGGATGCTGAAATCAAAGAAACAGAGCCAGAATCAAAGCCCGAAGTGAAAGATCCAGAAGTGGAGGAATCGAAGCCGGAGGATGCCAAACCGGAGGAAACCAAGCCGGAAGAAACCCAAACCCTCGcagaaaatgaaaacgaaGCCGAGGCCAACTACGACAGCCTGATGAGCCTGCCGGCCCCTCCATCCACCGAGGAGATCAAGGAGCTGGGCGACTACGCCACCACCGCCCTCCTGGAGTCCAGCCAGATGGACTCCctgccaccgccaccaccgccgGCAATGCAGGAGCAGCCGGAGATCATCGTGGCCAATGGAAACGGCATTGGCAACGGCAAGGACCTCGACCTGGACGCCGGCGAACCCACCACCCTGACGCCGCCCGCCTCCCCGCCGGCatcgccaccaccacccagcACCACCGGATGCGGGGGCCTGGCCAACGGAATCCACGCCATTCCCACGGCGGTGGATGTGAACGGAAGTTAA
- the LOC6503910 gene encoding metaxin-2, with the protein MNSNPRLAPAMRQSSQARDRPEKDRDENAWPKEAQLHQPPEQTQLLLAERASGLAVKAYLLQCGLPFLERISDHAEFMSPGGRLTRLPLLRLGPVRVLSEFGPIAAHVEATQPGHCLDGWLAEEQRDEMRCLASYVENVFSLAEIHFSFMDTLNYQLYTGPRSGAAHPWPLCLLRRFAKQREANRLLKVYQWTTLDPDEVLHEVSLCCGALVAKLEENEAGAKYFFGARPCQLDALVFGHVAAILSTRMPNMEMTDLLYGFPRLIAHCRRIDNSLFQGQLLAEEGEDLLDDQEEEEEEGATEQHKQN; encoded by the coding sequence ATGAACTCCAACCCGAGGCTGGCCCCCGCCATGCGGCAGTCGAGCCAGGCCAGGGACCGGCCCGAGAAGGACCGGGACGAGAACGCCTGGCCGAAGGAGGCGCAGCTCCACCAACCCCCGGAGCAGACCCAGCTGCTGCTCGCGGAGCGGGCCAGCGGCCTGGCCGTGAAGGCCTATCTGCTGCAGTGCGGCCTGCCCTTTCTGGAGCGGATCAGCGACCACGCCGAGTTTATGTCGCCGGGTGGACGGCTCACTCGGCTGCCCCTGCTCCGGCTGGGGCCCGTGCGGGTCTTATCCGAGTTCGGACCGATCGCCGCCCACGTGGAGGCCACACAGCCGGGGCACTGCCTGGACGGCTGGCTGGCGGAGGAGCAGCGCGACGAGATGCGCTGCCTCGCCAGCTACGTGGAGAACGTCTTCAGCCTGGCGGAGATCCACTTCAGCTTCATGGACACTCTCAACTACCAGCTGTACACCGGACCGAGGAGCGGGGCGGCCCATCCGTGGCCGCTGTGCCTGCTGCGGCGGTTCGCCAAGCAGCGGGAGGCCAACCGGCTCCTGAAGGTCTACCAGTGGACGACCTTGGACCCCGACGAGGTCCTGCACGAGGTGAGCCTCTGCTGCGGCGCGCTGGTGGCCAAGCTGGAGGAGAACGAGGCCGGCGCGAAGTACTTCTTCGGGGCGAGGCCCTGCCAGCTGGACGCCCTCGTCTTCGGCCACGTGGCCGCCATCCTGTCCACCCGGATGCCCAACATGGAGATGACCGACCTGCTCTACGGCTTTCCGCGCCTCATAGCCCACTGCCGGCGCATCGACAACAGCCTGTTCCAGGGCCAGCTCCTGGCCGAGGAGGGCGAGGACCTCCTTGACgaccaggaggaggaggaggaggagggcgccACGGAGCAGcacaaacaaaattaa